From the Candidatus Bathyarchaeota archaeon genome, one window contains:
- the rpl12p gene encoding 50S ribosomal protein P1, with the protein MENIYAAMLLHKAGKEITEDSVTSVLTAAGVTVDAVQVKALVASLSEVNIDEAIKAAPTMMAASAAPAAAPAEDKPAAPKEEPKKAEDDKAKEEEALEGLGALFG; encoded by the coding sequence ATGGAAAATATTTACGCCGCAATGCTTCTTCACAAGGCAGGTAAAGAAATAACTGAAGATTCAGTTACAAGCGTCCTTACTGCAGCAGGAGTTACTGTTGATGCAGTACAAGTCAAAGCATTAGTTGCTTCACTAAGCGAAGTTAACATTGATGAAGCAATCAAGGCAGCACCCACGATGATGGCAGCATCCGCCGCCCCAGCAGCCGCCCCAGCAGAAGACAAACCCGCAGCACCCAAAGAAGAACCCAAGAAAGCAGAAGACGACAAAGCCAAAGAAGAGGAAGCACTCGAAGGACTCGGAGCACTATTCGGGTAA
- a CDS encoding flavodoxin family protein, with amino-acid sequence MKVIAFNASARKDANTAVLLNRVLKVLESEGIETELVQLAGQQIRGCTACQICKEKKNKQCIIEDDKVNEYIEKMHAADGILLGSPTYFSMMTPEMKALIDRAGFVARANGDMFKRKVGAAVVAVRRAGGIATFDAINHLFLISQMVVPGSSYWNIGVGGKKGDVENDPEAMKTMNDLGKNMAWLIKKINA; translated from the coding sequence ATGAAGGTTATTGCGTTTAACGCAAGTGCACGCAAAGACGCGAATACTGCGGTTCTTCTTAACCGTGTCTTAAAAGTTCTCGAATCTGAAGGCATAGAAACCGAGCTGGTTCAGTTAGCGGGGCAGCAAATCCGCGGCTGCACAGCATGCCAAATCTGCAAAGAAAAAAAGAACAAACAATGCATCATCGAAGACGACAAAGTCAACGAATACATCGAAAAAATGCACGCCGCCGACGGCATATTACTGGGCTCGCCCACGTACTTTAGCATGATGACCCCCGAAATGAAAGCCTTAATTGACCGAGCAGGATTCGTCGCCCGCGCCAACGGGGACATGTTCAAACGCAAAGTCGGAGCAGCAGTTGTAGCAGTAAGACGCGCAGGAGGCATAGCCACGTTTGATGCCATAAACCACCTGTTCTTAATTAGCCAAATGGTAGTGCCTGGCAGCAGCTACTGGAACATCGGGGTAGGCGGCAAAAAAGGCGACGTAGAAAACGATCCTGAAGCTATGAAAACCATGAATGACTTGGGCAAAAACATGGCGTGGCTCATCAAAAAAATAAATGCCTAA
- a CDS encoding bifunctional phosphoglucose/phosphomannose isomerase translates to MAFVDNIDATRSIDKDNMLSYCVDAAKHYRESAENAQKIRLNYSKPANIIIAGMGGSGIGGELIKDYTHNSVPIPIEVNKDYYLPAYANEKTLALMVSYSGKTEETLSSFLDAIKRNCMIFCITSGGPMLEYAQKLGLPYLQVRGGMQPRAALPHLFVPLLVCMEKLGFAPRTLEDLSQAITLMKQISVENAPQKPADTNPSKTLALNLHGAAPVVYGSDIYRGVVMRWKQQFNENSKVPAKWEVFSELNHNEIVGWENDTQLGKDYAAVLVRDQAESVAIRSRIKITKGLMQSVLPKQFEFWARGDNDLAKMLSTVLVGDFVSVYLALLRNVDPTPVNSINTLKKQLEENKVKEKVIRELEKLAAK, encoded by the coding sequence ATGGCATTTGTCGATAATATAGATGCAACACGGTCAATTGACAAAGATAACATGCTTTCCTATTGTGTTGACGCCGCAAAACATTACAGGGAATCAGCAGAAAACGCACAAAAAATCCGCTTAAACTACTCTAAACCCGCAAACATAATTATTGCAGGCATGGGCGGCTCAGGCATCGGCGGCGAACTGATCAAAGACTACACCCACAACAGCGTCCCCATTCCTATAGAAGTCAACAAAGACTACTATTTGCCCGCGTATGCCAACGAGAAAACCCTTGCGCTCATGGTGAGTTACTCAGGAAAAACCGAGGAAACCCTTAGCAGCTTTTTAGATGCTATAAAACGCAACTGCATGATTTTCTGCATAACCTCAGGCGGACCCATGCTAGAATACGCCCAAAAGCTGGGGTTGCCGTACCTGCAAGTGCGTGGGGGTATGCAGCCGCGTGCTGCCTTGCCGCATCTGTTTGTGCCCTTGCTTGTCTGTATGGAAAAACTCGGGTTTGCCCCGCGTACCTTAGAAGACCTCTCCCAAGCCATCACCCTCATGAAGCAAATCAGCGTGGAGAACGCACCCCAAAAACCCGCAGACACAAACCCTTCAAAGACTTTGGCTTTGAATTTGCATGGCGCAGCACCTGTCGTGTATGGTTCTGACATTTACCGCGGCGTGGTTATGCGTTGGAAGCAGCAGTTTAACGAAAACAGCAAGGTGCCCGCGAAATGGGAAGTTTTTAGCGAACTGAATCATAACGAGATTGTCGGCTGGGAAAACGATACTCAGTTAGGCAAAGATTACGCTGCCGTTTTGGTTCGCGACCAAGCTGAATCCGTAGCTATTCGCAGCCGAATTAAAATCACCAAAGGTCTAATGCAGTCTGTGTTGCCTAAACAGTTCGAGTTTTGGGCGCGCGGCGACAATGACCTTGCCAAAATGCTCTCCACCGTGCTTGTCGGAGACTTTGTAAGCGTATACTTGGCGCTGTTACGCAACGTAGACCCCACGCCCGTCAACAGCATAAACACCCTCAAAAAACAGCTTGAAGAAAACAAAGTAAAAGAAAAAGTAATCCGCGAACTAGAAAAACTCGCGGCAAAATAG
- a CDS encoding inositol-3-phosphate synthase, which produces MPKVKVALVGVGNCASALIQGLQYYGAPKQDFVGLRNPSLGGLTPKDIEVVAAFDVDARKVGKDLSEAIFAAPNNAPKVADVPKLGVVVQKGSLLDGVGESTGKVVEVSQDPTVDVVAVLKSSGAEVVLCLVPSGASVACEFYAHRAIEANCGFVNATPTFIASNAQWAKRFTDAGLPLIGDDLVNQVGSTALHKTLLQLLSKNGVKIDETYQLDVGGGTESLDTMERTRNAKREIKTQAVASSLPYKTEVVAGSTDYVDFLQNKRDSYFWVSGTYFCNTPMRIDLKFSTVDAPNAGSVLFDVLRAMKLALDKKEKGVLDAVCAYGFKHPPKMLPLEAVEEAFKAFVEKA; this is translated from the coding sequence ATGCCGAAAGTTAAAGTTGCATTAGTTGGCGTGGGTAACTGCGCTTCAGCCTTGATTCAGGGGCTGCAATATTACGGTGCGCCCAAACAGGATTTTGTGGGTTTGCGAAATCCCAGTTTAGGCGGCTTAACTCCCAAGGACATCGAAGTGGTAGCGGCGTTTGATGTTGACGCGCGCAAGGTGGGCAAGGACCTTTCAGAAGCGATTTTTGCTGCTCCAAATAACGCGCCCAAAGTTGCGGATGTGCCCAAGTTGGGTGTGGTGGTGCAGAAGGGTTCGCTGCTGGATGGTGTTGGCGAGTCCACGGGCAAAGTTGTAGAAGTTAGCCAAGACCCCACCGTTGACGTTGTAGCCGTGCTTAAGAGTTCGGGCGCTGAGGTGGTTTTGTGTTTGGTTCCAAGCGGCGCATCCGTAGCTTGCGAATTCTACGCGCACAGAGCTATAGAAGCAAACTGCGGCTTTGTAAACGCTACTCCAACGTTCATAGCCAGCAACGCACAGTGGGCAAAACGCTTCACCGACGCAGGCTTACCCCTAATCGGAGACGACTTAGTTAACCAAGTAGGCTCCACGGCGCTACACAAAACGCTACTACAGCTGCTAAGCAAGAACGGCGTGAAAATCGACGAAACCTATCAGCTAGATGTAGGCGGCGGAACCGAATCCTTAGATACCATGGAGCGTACCCGCAACGCTAAACGCGAGATAAAAACCCAAGCCGTAGCCTCCTCGCTGCCCTACAAAACCGAAGTCGTCGCGGGCTCAACTGATTACGTGGATTTTCTGCAAAACAAACGTGACAGCTACTTCTGGGTCAGCGGCACATACTTTTGCAACACTCCCATGCGAATTGACCTCAAATTCTCCACTGTAGATGCCCCCAACGCAGGCAGCGTACTCTTTGATGTGTTGCGCGCTATGAAGTTGGCTTTGGATAAGAAGGAGAAGGGTGTTTTGGATGCGGTTTGTGCTTACGGGTTTAAGCATCCGCCCAAGATGTTGCCTCTGGAAGCTGTCGAAGAAGCTTTCAAAGCATTCGTTGAAAAAGCTTAG
- a CDS encoding B12-binding domain-containing radical SAM protein, with translation MRFCLVSVSPNEGIDPREARKSIAAFPPLSILYLAAVLEQAGAEVAVLDQPGLGLTVDETVAWILRQEPDVVGFSALASSGQTAALLSSKIKQKRPDTIVVFGNHYATFNAKRILAKYPQVDVVVRGEGEKTVTELALSVENGENFNAVKGITFRRNGEVVENPDQPLIKNIDELPFPNRGLLDVDYHCLMAGANVAPKKFTSIVTSRGCVYSCRFCSCTQIAKNLWRPRSAKNTLEELKLLYDEGYRQLIFVDDSFTLNPKRAIEICRGMRKEKLDFEWICEGRVDNCSYELVYEMVKAGLKILYFGIENANPRILNYYNKTITPQQAENAVRTAKKAGVDVIVGSFIVGAPTETRKEIQNTIDFAKRVPIDLPQFNILGAHPGNDIWNEFMAKGLLREEVHWETGVGVCTISPNTVPQKEIREMIHAAFYQHVRRPLFLLDQLARTIRSPWRRHIILSNLPHIADIREGTQNVT, from the coding sequence ATGAGGTTCTGTCTTGTTAGTGTTAGCCCTAATGAGGGAATTGACCCCCGTGAGGCTAGAAAATCTATAGCTGCGTTTCCGCCGTTAAGCATCTTGTATTTGGCTGCGGTTTTAGAGCAAGCGGGCGCGGAGGTTGCAGTTTTGGACCAGCCCGGGTTGGGTTTGACAGTAGATGAGACGGTGGCATGGATTCTAAGGCAGGAACCTGACGTGGTAGGTTTCTCAGCGTTAGCTTCTTCAGGACAAACCGCAGCGTTACTAAGCAGCAAAATCAAACAAAAACGCCCCGACACAATAGTGGTCTTTGGCAATCACTACGCAACGTTTAACGCAAAACGCATCCTCGCAAAGTACCCGCAGGTGGACGTGGTGGTTCGCGGAGAAGGCGAAAAAACCGTCACGGAGTTGGCGTTATCAGTAGAAAACGGCGAGAACTTCAACGCGGTAAAAGGCATAACCTTTAGACGCAACGGTGAGGTAGTAGAGAATCCTGACCAGCCCCTGATAAAAAACATTGACGAGTTGCCCTTCCCAAACCGCGGCTTACTAGATGTTGATTATCATTGTTTGATGGCGGGGGCAAATGTGGCACCTAAAAAGTTTACCAGCATAGTCACCAGCAGGGGCTGCGTTTACAGTTGCCGTTTTTGCAGCTGCACCCAAATCGCCAAGAACCTTTGGCGTCCACGCTCTGCAAAAAACACGTTAGAAGAGCTAAAACTGCTCTACGACGAAGGCTACCGGCAACTGATTTTTGTGGATGATAGCTTCACGTTAAACCCCAAACGCGCCATAGAAATCTGCAGAGGCATGCGCAAAGAGAAGCTGGATTTTGAGTGGATATGCGAGGGCAGAGTCGATAACTGCAGCTACGAACTAGTTTACGAAATGGTAAAAGCAGGACTCAAAATCCTCTACTTTGGCATCGAAAACGCCAACCCGCGAATCCTAAACTACTACAACAAAACCATAACCCCCCAGCAAGCCGAAAACGCGGTGCGAACCGCCAAAAAAGCAGGCGTAGACGTCATCGTCGGCTCCTTTATAGTCGGTGCCCCAACTGAAACCCGCAAGGAAATCCAAAACACCATAGACTTTGCCAAACGCGTCCCCATAGACCTGCCCCAATTCAACATCTTGGGCGCACATCCTGGAAATGACATCTGGAACGAATTCATGGCTAAGGGTCTGCTACGTGAGGAGGTGCATTGGGAAACAGGCGTGGGCGTATGCACGATTTCCCCAAACACAGTGCCCCAAAAAGAAATACGAGAAATGATTCACGCCGCCTTCTATCAACACGTCAGGCGACCCCTCTTTTTGTTGGATCAGCTTGCCCGCACCATACGCAGCCCCTGGAGACGCCATATAATCCTAAGCAACCTCCCCCACATAGCAGACATACGCGAAGGCACCCAAAACGTAACGTAG
- a CDS encoding RNA methyltransferase → MTKKQLIIAVPASVIADTPHLREKTAKIGSIGRAGAIFCVDEIIVYADDPKTKQHRDLELIETLLSYMETPQYLRKRLYGIKPELQFAGILPPLRTPHHPLKGKIRDLQVGEYREGVVVSKAKDGVMVDVGVERAAFLPKADCVVNLRLTVKIARVKDGNVEVELASRDEISQYWGYKVTVETRSLSRLLENRCFDLVIGTSKFAYSFQEAKENIGKQWQKAKTVLVLFGAPTRGLFEIAKDEDENINDLVDFMLNTVPNQGTETVRTEEALLATLALLNVHFNGGTR, encoded by the coding sequence GTGACTAAAAAACAACTGATTATAGCAGTACCCGCCTCAGTAATCGCCGACACCCCGCATCTAAGAGAAAAAACCGCCAAAATCGGATCCATTGGACGCGCTGGGGCAATCTTTTGCGTCGACGAAATAATAGTCTACGCCGACGACCCTAAAACCAAGCAACACCGTGACTTAGAACTCATAGAAACCCTACTCAGCTACATGGAAACTCCCCAGTACCTGCGCAAACGACTCTACGGAATCAAACCTGAACTACAGTTTGCAGGAATCCTACCGCCCCTACGAACGCCCCATCACCCCCTCAAAGGAAAAATCCGCGATTTGCAGGTGGGGGAATACCGAGAAGGAGTGGTTGTTTCCAAAGCCAAAGACGGCGTGATGGTCGATGTTGGAGTTGAACGAGCGGCGTTTTTGCCTAAAGCGGATTGCGTGGTTAATTTGCGTTTGACAGTGAAGATTGCGCGGGTCAAGGACGGTAACGTGGAGGTTGAGCTTGCCAGCCGCGACGAAATTAGCCAGTACTGGGGTTATAAGGTCACAGTTGAAACTAGGTCGTTGAGCCGGCTCTTAGAGAACCGCTGTTTTGACTTGGTCATTGGCACCTCCAAGTTTGCCTACAGCTTCCAAGAAGCCAAAGAAAACATAGGCAAACAATGGCAAAAAGCCAAAACCGTCCTTGTACTGTTTGGAGCACCCACCCGCGGGCTCTTTGAAATCGCCAAAGACGAAGACGAAAACATAAACGACTTAGTCGATTTTATGCTAAACACCGTGCCCAACCAGGGAACTGAAACCGTGCGAACCGAAGAAGCCCTACTTGCAACCCTTGCCCTGCTAAACGTGCACTTCAACGGCGGCACTCGTTAA
- a CDS encoding PQQ-binding-like beta-propeller repeat protein gives MNLKISNRQLFSAATLILLLSISAFAASINTTSAHDPSWSIPTYAFISVAPTSVGVGQPLVITVWLDKVPPTANGAYGDRWDDLTIEVTKPDGSTTTIGPFTSDPVGSGYASYTPDQAGTYTFQFHFPGDTITGEPVNPSGYTRYTEYIGDYYEPSTSEEVTITVTQEEREFWPENPLPNSYWERPIYAENRLWGQISGNWVTTPPSSFNPYTTAPETSHIVWTRELTFGGIAGGQFEDIPYYDGLSYQRYIPSPIIIQGRLYYNEYPDLRYVIDGYPPGFYCVDLRTGETLWWKNDTVNFGQVYDFESPNQHGTFAYLWKTDGSTWYMYDAFNGNDLCTIINVPSTGAAFSASLKSDSPDGSILIYNVGRENSWIACWNTSEAIMYPSYEAGSNYYWNWRPKPNQIIDAQYGYTMNSTLSSQIPPDASVSGIDSENQILLFSTGMSRLYQTILPSPTAYTDCAISLNPDSFGELLWIKERPWPVGNVTLNMGNVGSNAYAVWIKETREWYCYNLTTGQEMWTSTVPQTSWDMYGMGGAMAYDKLFSYGYGGILYCYDLPTGNLDWTYIAEGIGFESYYGNYPLSLGAIADGKIYMYSTEHSPTKPQWRGSQIRCINIEDGAELWTIDHWGNRPAIADGYLVDLNLYDNRLYCYGKGQTATTVLAPDTTVPLNTPVLIQGTVTDQSPGAKDTPAIADQYMTQWMEHLYMQKLIPADAQGVTVHLTALDPNNNVQDIGYVTSDMNGLYSTTWTPPVEGVYTVMATFEGTNSYFASYAETAMSIGETSANPIVSASPTSAPPPTSETPTTTYIAIAAAAIIIIVAAAAILLHKRK, from the coding sequence ATGAACCTGAAAATTAGTAACAGACAACTGTTTTCTGCAGCCACTTTGATTCTTCTTCTGTCTATATCTGCTTTTGCAGCAAGCATAAACACTACTTCAGCGCATGACCCTTCTTGGAGCATCCCAACATATGCCTTCATTAGCGTAGCTCCTACATCAGTCGGTGTAGGTCAACCCTTGGTGATAACAGTTTGGCTAGACAAGGTGCCTCCGACCGCAAACGGTGCATACGGAGACCGCTGGGACGACCTTACAATTGAAGTCACAAAACCCGACGGCAGCACCACCACTATAGGACCCTTCACATCTGACCCCGTGGGTTCTGGCTACGCCTCATACACCCCCGACCAAGCTGGCACTTACACTTTTCAATTCCACTTCCCTGGCGACACAATAACTGGTGAACCCGTTAACCCAAGCGGCTACACACGCTACACCGAATACATAGGTGACTACTACGAACCCAGCACAAGCGAAGAAGTAACCATCACAGTTACACAGGAAGAACGCGAATTCTGGCCTGAAAACCCACTGCCAAATAGCTACTGGGAACGCCCAATATACGCCGAAAACCGTCTCTGGGGACAAATCTCTGGTAACTGGGTAACAACGCCCCCGAGCAGCTTCAACCCCTACACCACAGCACCCGAAACGTCACACATAGTCTGGACCCGCGAATTAACCTTTGGCGGCATAGCAGGCGGACAATTCGAGGATATCCCCTACTACGACGGACTTTCATACCAACGATACATCCCCTCCCCCATCATAATACAAGGTAGACTCTACTACAACGAGTACCCAGACCTGCGATACGTCATCGATGGTTATCCCCCAGGTTTTTACTGTGTTGACTTGCGCACTGGAGAAACCTTGTGGTGGAAAAACGATACCGTGAATTTTGGTCAAGTGTACGATTTTGAATCGCCCAACCAGCACGGAACCTTTGCTTATCTATGGAAAACCGATGGCTCCACTTGGTACATGTATGACGCGTTTAACGGCAATGACTTGTGCACCATAATAAATGTGCCTTCAACGGGAGCTGCATTTAGTGCTTCACTAAAGAGCGATAGCCCCGATGGAAGCATCCTGATCTACAACGTCGGAAGAGAAAACTCATGGATAGCCTGCTGGAACACAAGCGAAGCAATCATGTACCCAAGCTATGAAGCGGGAAGCAACTATTACTGGAACTGGCGACCCAAACCAAACCAAATAATTGACGCCCAATACGGATACACCATGAACTCGACACTGTCAAGTCAAATACCCCCAGATGCATCTGTTAGCGGAATTGACTCGGAAAACCAGATACTGCTTTTCTCCACAGGCATGTCACGGTTGTACCAGACAATTCTTCCTTCCCCTACAGCCTACACTGACTGCGCAATTAGCCTAAACCCCGACAGCTTTGGCGAACTGCTGTGGATAAAAGAACGACCCTGGCCAGTTGGTAATGTAACCTTGAACATGGGCAACGTTGGCTCCAACGCATACGCTGTTTGGATAAAAGAAACCCGCGAATGGTACTGCTATAACCTCACCACAGGACAAGAAATGTGGACTTCTACTGTTCCACAGACATCATGGGACATGTACGGAATGGGCGGTGCTATGGCTTACGACAAACTGTTCTCGTATGGCTACGGCGGAATCCTCTACTGTTACGACCTGCCCACAGGTAATCTGGACTGGACATACATTGCAGAGGGCATAGGCTTTGAATCATACTACGGCAATTACCCGCTGTCATTAGGAGCTATAGCCGACGGTAAAATCTACATGTACTCTACTGAGCACTCACCTACAAAGCCTCAATGGCGTGGCTCCCAAATACGCTGCATCAACATCGAAGACGGAGCTGAACTTTGGACTATAGACCACTGGGGCAACCGACCCGCCATAGCCGACGGCTACTTAGTTGACCTCAACCTTTACGACAACCGCCTCTACTGCTACGGCAAAGGACAAACAGCCACCACAGTCTTAGCCCCCGACACAACTGTCCCACTAAACACACCCGTCCTAATACAGGGCACAGTTACTGATCAGTCACCAGGCGCCAAAGACACTCCCGCAATTGCCGACCAATACATGACTCAGTGGATGGAGCACCTTTACATGCAAAAGCTAATTCCCGCAGATGCCCAAGGAGTCACCGTGCACCTAACTGCACTTGACCCAAACAATAACGTGCAAGACATCGGCTATGTCACCAGCGACATGAATGGCTTATACAGCACTACCTGGACACCCCCAGTTGAAGGCGTCTATACTGTAATGGCAACCTTCGAAGGCACCAACTCCTACTTTGCATCCTACGCAGAAACCGCCATGTCAATCGGGGAAACCTCAGCAAACCCCATAGTATCCGCTTCACCAACAAGCGCCCCCCCACCAACAAGCGAAACACCAACCACCACCTACATAGCAATTGCAGCCGCAGCCATAATCATCATAGTCGCAGCCGCCGCAATCCTCCTACACAAACGCAAATAA
- a CDS encoding PQQ-binding-like beta-propeller repeat protein — protein MNKSLSKTAVVTLTLAAILATSAFMTLPTTNAESWTMTPYIYLTAIPNPVQVNQPAYVTGWLDLTPPYPLSWGGTPWQGITIEVREPDGATETLGPFTADTISGFWALYTPDQIGTYTFTAHFPGQTINVPDVGIAAGQWLNVVGDHYFEPSDSWEVELVVQSDPIPTWQDTPVPDSNTYWTRPISAVHRNWNTIAGNWLSNPTNAYAAYTRAPETAHINWAKPVSLGGLVGGAEYDSHAYHQGLAYEGRWLNPVVINGVLYYKEYGHGHSQYWTDIVAVDLRTGEELWRNNSTGRGDPVDVRLTGGGGQYGNWEGYPTLSFGQIYYYSSPNQHGAFGYLWATGGRGDTARWDMYDAFTGDWIMSLTGVPSGTRTFGPNGEILIYQIDTRNGWMALWNSSDAIPIGGPLGTDAWQYRLWPGATIDVSEPYMWEVTGAGGPEFLVDPYTWNVSIPTDLPGRIWAVLDDRIIGYNLGTTYYSYDPWTVWAISLKPGEEGQLMWRKDYHAPAGNITMQTGVVSAEDGVFVLREKETIRWVGYDLDTGEQIWGPTESQVAWDIFEPQSAVAYGNFYTVGYGGVIYCYDISNGNLKWTYEASDPTGEGLYGQNFPLKMGTIADGKVYVVTSEHSPIDPLPRGARLRCVDAYEGNEIWTIPHWSAVQHGTYVVIADGYLVDLDSYDMQLYAFGKGETETIVSASPKVVSYGRSVLIEGTVTDQSPGAKDLPAIADADMTEWMKYVYKQYPLSQDVNGVPVTLTAVSSNGDTVTIGTVTSDASGMFKAMWTPPDADCEYSIVAAFDGTKSYWPSCAETAVGVEAAQAGEVVPTPSVAPPPTTGNLPTETYIVIAAVAIIIVALAAVAMVLRRKK, from the coding sequence TTGAACAAATCTTTATCGAAAACTGCAGTTGTTACTTTGACCTTAGCAGCTATACTGGCAACGTCGGCATTTATGACCCTGCCCACAACTAACGCTGAAAGCTGGACAATGACCCCCTACATCTACCTCACTGCAATACCAAATCCTGTACAAGTCAACCAGCCCGCATATGTAACTGGATGGTTAGACTTGACCCCGCCATACCCCTTAAGCTGGGGTGGTACACCTTGGCAGGGTATAACCATAGAAGTTAGAGAACCTGACGGTGCAACCGAGACTTTAGGTCCATTCACCGCAGACACCATCTCTGGCTTTTGGGCTCTATATACCCCTGACCAAATTGGAACCTACACCTTCACAGCGCACTTCCCCGGGCAAACAATTAATGTCCCCGATGTTGGAATTGCCGCTGGGCAATGGCTAAACGTCGTTGGCGACCACTACTTTGAACCCAGCGACAGTTGGGAAGTTGAGTTGGTAGTGCAGTCAGACCCCATTCCAACATGGCAAGACACTCCTGTTCCTGACTCCAACACCTACTGGACTCGCCCCATAAGCGCAGTACACAGGAACTGGAACACCATAGCAGGAAACTGGCTAAGCAACCCAACTAACGCATACGCAGCCTACACCCGAGCACCCGAAACAGCACACATCAACTGGGCCAAACCCGTATCTCTTGGTGGTCTTGTCGGAGGCGCAGAATATGACTCCCACGCATACCATCAAGGATTAGCCTATGAAGGCAGATGGCTAAACCCCGTTGTCATTAACGGTGTACTCTACTACAAAGAATACGGTCACGGACACTCACAGTACTGGACTGACATCGTAGCAGTTGACCTACGAACAGGTGAAGAACTTTGGCGCAACAACAGCACAGGCCGCGGCGACCCCGTAGATGTACGATTAACAGGCGGTGGTGGCCAATACGGTAACTGGGAAGGTTACCCCACGCTGAGCTTTGGACAAATCTACTACTATAGCTCGCCCAACCAGCACGGAGCCTTTGGTTATCTGTGGGCAACTGGTGGACGTGGAGACACAGCCCGCTGGGATATGTACGATGCCTTCACTGGTGACTGGATTATGAGCCTCACAGGCGTACCTTCGGGAACACGAACCTTTGGTCCAAACGGAGAAATCCTGATATACCAAATTGACACCCGAAACGGCTGGATGGCACTGTGGAACTCAAGCGACGCTATACCCATCGGTGGACCCCTTGGAACTGACGCTTGGCAATACAGGCTCTGGCCAGGAGCAACCATTGACGTAAGCGAACCCTACATGTGGGAAGTTACAGGTGCAGGTGGACCCGAATTCCTTGTAGACCCCTACACTTGGAACGTATCCATACCCACTGACTTGCCTGGACGCATCTGGGCTGTTCTAGACGACCGTATCATCGGCTATAACTTGGGAACAACCTACTATAGTTATGACCCCTGGACGGTTTGGGCTATAAGCCTAAAGCCTGGTGAAGAAGGACAATTGATGTGGCGCAAGGATTACCACGCACCCGCTGGCAACATTACAATGCAAACTGGTGTTGTAAGCGCTGAAGACGGCGTATTCGTACTGCGTGAAAAAGAAACCATACGCTGGGTCGGCTACGACTTAGATACTGGTGAACAGATCTGGGGACCAACCGAGTCTCAAGTTGCTTGGGACATCTTTGAACCTCAATCAGCAGTTGCATACGGCAACTTCTACACAGTCGGATACGGCGGAGTAATCTACTGCTATGACATCTCAAACGGCAATCTAAAATGGACATATGAAGCCTCAGACCCCACAGGTGAAGGACTCTACGGTCAGAACTTCCCGCTCAAGATGGGCACAATTGCTGACGGAAAAGTCTACGTTGTAACCAGCGAACACTCCCCCATTGACCCTCTGCCACGCGGCGCCAGACTACGCTGTGTCGATGCATATGAAGGCAACGAAATCTGGACCATACCCCACTGGAGCGCAGTACAACACGGAACCTACGTAGTAATCGCAGACGGCTACCTAGTAGACCTTGACTCCTATGACATGCAACTTTACGCCTTTGGCAAAGGTGAAACAGAAACAATCGTTTCCGCCTCACCCAAAGTTGTATCGTATGGCAGAAGCGTCCTAATTGAAGGCACCGTTACTGACCAATCCCCAGGAGCCAAAGACCTACCAGCCATCGCTGACGCAGACATGACTGAATGGATGAAATACGTCTACAAGCAATACCCACTCTCACAAGATGTCAACGGCGTTCCCGTAACCTTAACTGCTGTCTCCTCTAACGGCGACACAGTAACCATCGGAACTGTCACAAGCGACGCAAGCGGCATGTTCAAAGCCATGTGGACACCCCCAGACGCAGACTGTGAATACTCCATAGTCGCAGCGTTTGACGGAACAAAATCCTACTGGCCCTCATGCGCAGAAACAGCAGTTGGCGTAGAAGCAGCACAAGCAGGCGAAGTCGTCCCAACACCAAGCGTAGCCCCACCACCAACAACAGGTAACCTACCAACAGAAACCTACATCGTCATAGCCGCAGTAGCCATCATCATCGTAGCCCTAGCAGCAGTTGCAATGGTCCTACGACGCAAAAAATAA